One part of the Coleofasciculus sp. FACHB-T130 genome encodes these proteins:
- a CDS encoding ATP-binding protein, with amino-acid sequence MTLIAFFVGLTLGIGFWIWRRNKLYRQLEQILGLLPSSVIGVSLPLVSQLRSGIALANQQSLQLKTQLQMNQEILQVAPIGYLEVDEENQLIWCNEQARILLELHRWEPGQVRLLLELVRSYELDQLIEQTRHQQKPCEQEWVFHPDCSDAAVIGEMRSLTLRASSLPLAYGQVGVFLENRQPLIELSQSRDRWVSDLAHELRTPLTSIRLVTETLQKRLQSTKERSLIDRLLPEVNRLMNLVQDWLELSHLEQDPSKHLTLKLVELRSLIHSAWETIEPLARQKQLSFSYSGSDTLLIKADASRLTQVFLNLLDNSIKYSPLEGAIRVEVNLIPNKDIPNLVQINIIDSGIGFPEFDLPHVFERLYRGDPSRRRQHNSSGTSEELSVVVTTGSGLGLAIVRQIVIAHGGSVKAKNHPETGGAWLQIELPSFQSPLEI; translated from the coding sequence ATGACCCTCATCGCATTTTTTGTGGGGCTAACTTTAGGAATTGGGTTTTGGATCTGGCGGCGGAACAAGCTTTACCGCCAGTTAGAGCAAATTCTTGGGTTGCTACCTTCAAGTGTAATTGGGGTATCTTTACCGCTGGTTTCGCAGCTACGCAGTGGAATTGCTTTGGCAAATCAGCAGTCTCTTCAGCTAAAGACGCAGTTGCAAATGAATCAAGAGATTCTGCAAGTGGCACCCATCGGCTATCTAGAGGTGGATGAAGAAAACCAGTTGATTTGGTGCAACGAGCAAGCCCGCATTTTATTAGAGCTTCATCGATGGGAACCGGGACAGGTGCGTTTGCTGCTGGAGTTAGTGCGATCCTATGAACTCGATCAGCTAATTGAGCAAACTCGACACCAGCAAAAGCCTTGTGAACAAGAGTGGGTATTTCACCCAGATTGTTCGGATGCAGCGGTAATTGGGGAGATGCGATCGCTTACTTTACGCGCATCTAGCTTGCCCTTAGCCTACGGACAAGTGGGTGTATTTCTAGAAAATCGCCAACCTTTAATCGAACTTTCCCAATCGCGCGATCGCTGGGTTTCTGATTTAGCCCACGAACTCAGAACCCCCCTCACCTCCATCCGTTTGGTAACGGAAACCTTGCAAAAACGCTTGCAGTCTACAAAAGAGCGCTCATTAATTGACCGCCTCCTGCCAGAAGTCAACAGACTAATGAACCTAGTTCAAGACTGGCTAGAACTAAGCCACTTAGAGCAAGATCCCAGCAAACACCTCACCCTAAAATTAGTAGAACTGCGAAGCTTAATTCACTCTGCCTGGGAAACAATAGAGCCTTTAGCACGACAAAAGCAACTCAGCTTCAGCTATTCTGGTTCCGACACCTTACTCATCAAAGCCGACGCATCTCGTCTCACCCAAGTATTTCTCAACTTACTCGACAACAGCATTAAATACAGTCCCCTTGAAGGGGCTATCCGTGTTGAAGTAAATCTTATTCCGAATAAGGATATCCCTAACTTGGTTCAGATCAATATTATTGATTCAGGGATTGGGTTCCCTGAGTTCGATTTACCCCATGTTTTTGAGCGGCTCTACCGAGGAGATCCCTCCAGGCGGCGTCAGCACAACTCCTCTGGAACTTCTGAAGAATTGTCAGTTGTAGTAACGACTGGCAGCGGTTTAGGCTTAGCGATTGTGCGGCAAATTGTCATCGCTCATGGCGGCTCCGTCAAAGCGAAGAATCATCCAGAAACCGGCGGCGCATGGCTGCAAATTGAATTACCTTCCTTTCAATCCCCGCTTGAAATTTAA
- a CDS encoding response regulator transcription factor, with amino-acid sequence MLSLDLPKNPSSPELGRTSQILIVEDEDLIREMIVLALEEEGFEVVTAADGRTALTFLQGETPATVDFPFDLIILDLMLPQVNGLDLCRLLRYQGNPVPILILSAKATETDRVLGLEVGADDYLTKPFSMRELIARCRALLRRQRLGGLPQAPVLQFKDVTLYPQECRVIVRGEQVNLSPKEFRLLDLFMSYPRRVWSREQLIDQVWGPDFVGDSKTVDVHIRWLREKLERDPSQPEYVITVRGFGYRFG; translated from the coding sequence ATGCTTTCCCTCGACCTCCCGAAGAACCCATCTAGTCCAGAATTAGGGCGAACGAGCCAGATCTTAATTGTTGAAGATGAGGATCTCATCCGGGAAATGATAGTTTTGGCTCTAGAAGAGGAAGGTTTCGAGGTGGTAACAGCCGCCGATGGGCGTACCGCTTTGACATTTCTTCAGGGTGAGACCCCTGCTACGGTAGATTTCCCCTTTGACCTGATTATTCTCGATTTAATGCTTCCTCAGGTCAATGGCTTGGATCTTTGTCGCTTGTTACGGTATCAAGGAAATCCAGTCCCGATTTTGATTCTCAGTGCTAAAGCAACTGAAACTGACCGAGTTTTAGGTCTAGAAGTGGGAGCGGATGACTATTTAACCAAGCCATTTAGTATGCGGGAGTTAATTGCCCGTTGTCGTGCCTTATTGCGACGCCAACGACTTGGCGGATTGCCCCAAGCGCCAGTGCTGCAATTCAAGGATGTGACGCTTTATCCCCAAGAGTGTCGCGTGATTGTTCGGGGCGAGCAAGTTAACCTATCACCCAAAGAATTCCGCTTGCTGGACTTATTTATGAGTTATCCGCGTCGAGTTTGGTCGCGGGAGCAGTTGATCGATCAGGTGTGGGGTCCAGATTTTGTGGGGGACAGTAAAACAGTAGACGTTCACATTCGCTGGTTGCGAGAAAAATTAGAACGCGACCCTAGCCAACCAGAATACGTAATTACGGTACGTGGGTTTGGTTATCGGTTCGGCTAA
- a CDS encoding creatininase family protein yields the protein MLLHLSTWPEVEVYLNRSQGIIFPIGSTEQHGPTGLIGTDAICAEAIARGVGEAIDAMVAPTINVGMALHHTAFPGTISLRPSTMIQLIRDYILCLAKAGFTKFFFINGHGGNIATLKAAFSETYAHLADLNIPNAQLVQCQVGNWFMCSSVYKLAKELYKDQEGSHATPSEVALTQYVYPEAIKQAPLSDQVASGHPIYGATDFRNRYPDGRMGSNPALATPEHGKQFYELAVKELSNGYLEFLNAN from the coding sequence ATGCTGCTGCACTTAAGTACCTGGCCTGAAGTAGAAGTCTATCTCAACCGTTCTCAGGGGATAATTTTCCCGATTGGTTCGACAGAGCAACACGGGCCAACTGGGTTGATTGGGACAGATGCAATTTGTGCAGAAGCGATCGCGCGCGGGGTCGGCGAAGCGATTGACGCAATGGTAGCCCCTACTATCAATGTTGGCATGGCGCTGCACCATACGGCTTTTCCTGGCACAATTAGCCTGCGCCCCAGCACCATGATTCAGCTAATTCGAGACTATATCCTCTGTTTAGCTAAGGCTGGATTTACCAAATTTTTCTTTATTAATGGTCACGGCGGTAATATTGCGACGCTAAAGGCGGCTTTCTCGGAAACTTACGCTCATTTAGCTGATTTAAATATTCCTAATGCCCAGTTAGTGCAGTGTCAAGTCGGCAACTGGTTCATGTGCAGTTCTGTCTACAAGCTGGCAAAAGAGCTATATAAAGACCAAGAAGGTTCTCATGCCACCCCTAGTGAAGTTGCCCTCACTCAGTACGTCTATCCAGAAGCCATTAAACAAGCGCCCCTCTCAGATCAAGTCGCTTCTGGACACCCAATTTATGGTGCTACTGATTTCCGTAACCGTTATCCCGATGGGCGTATGGGTTCTAATCCCGCTTTGGCAACACCCGAACACGGCAAGCAATTTTATGAATTAGCCGTAAAAGAACTCAGCAATGGATATCTGGAATTTTTGAATGCAAACTGA
- a CDS encoding MFS transporter, producing the protein MNITTKKNAWKLESSVPLWFFAFVPYKIGEGLLIILMPLFIIQVVGGTVADVAKVNSLIALVGMFAFILWGNLSDKMGYRTPFLILGFLGFTLCTSMLSFSDNLSQVLILGSVGGFFMATITPVGSALVLDSFPEQEWPKFFGKFYQVTGWSFVASVLFGMTWLNFASKFVSNVAAMRGLLLFAGVVSSLSLLLCFLWVKEPKFVRKRRKFNPKLLGQLTVGVIERRAVFYPSRALYFVLRPSTLSQAVQPLGSPLGRYYLCSLLFFVAINLVIVPFPVFLTNTLKATNTQVFLIALVKSTIESWLYVPVGHWVHQRPGIKLQAQATALRGGVFGIFVLLALIPPQPSSLAFVGLAQILSGITWAAIAVSSSTAVGILAGKDKEGSAIGFYNAIIGASGALGSLGSGYLAATFGYSVCFGIGALLTAFTAWLLWQLQPVVLAKTS; encoded by the coding sequence ATGAATATTACTACCAAGAAAAACGCGTGGAAGCTTGAAAGCTCAGTTCCATTATGGTTTTTCGCTTTTGTTCCTTATAAAATAGGCGAAGGTCTACTAATTATACTAATGCCCCTATTTATCATTCAGGTAGTAGGGGGAACCGTCGCTGATGTCGCTAAAGTAAACTCACTGATCGCCCTAGTAGGTATGTTTGCCTTCATTTTATGGGGCAACCTATCAGATAAGATGGGCTATCGTACTCCCTTCTTGATATTGGGATTTCTGGGATTCACTCTCTGCACATCAATGCTCAGCTTTAGCGATAACCTCTCACAAGTATTAATTCTTGGCAGTGTGGGGGGCTTTTTCATGGCAACGATTACCCCAGTAGGTTCAGCATTGGTACTGGATAGTTTTCCCGAACAGGAGTGGCCTAAGTTTTTCGGTAAATTTTATCAGGTAACAGGATGGAGTTTTGTCGCTAGTGTTCTATTCGGGATGACCTGGCTCAACTTTGCTTCCAAATTCGTGAGTAATGTTGCAGCAATGCGCGGATTATTATTATTTGCAGGTGTTGTTTCGTCGCTGAGTTTACTTCTGTGCTTTCTTTGGGTAAAAGAACCGAAATTTGTTCGCAAACGCCGAAAATTTAATCCGAAACTGCTAGGACAATTGACTGTAGGAGTGATTGAAAGGCGAGCAGTTTTTTACCCATCTCGCGCCCTGTACTTTGTACTGCGCCCAAGCACTCTGAGCCAAGCGGTTCAGCCACTAGGAAGCCCTTTAGGGCGTTATTATCTATGTTCTTTACTATTTTTCGTTGCCATCAACCTGGTTATTGTGCCCTTCCCGGTTTTTCTCACCAACACATTAAAAGCTACGAATACTCAGGTATTCTTAATTGCCTTAGTTAAGTCAACAATAGAGTCTTGGTTGTACGTTCCTGTCGGTCATTGGGTGCATCAGCGACCTGGTATCAAACTCCAAGCGCAGGCTACCGCTCTCAGGGGTGGCGTTTTTGGAATTTTTGTCTTGTTGGCTTTAATTCCGCCTCAACCGAGCAGTCTGGCGTTCGTTGGATTAGCCCAGATATTAAGCGGTATTACTTGGGCAGCGATCGCTGTATCTAGTAGCACGGCAGTGGGTATACTGGCTGGCAAAGACAAGGAAGGTTCGGCAATTGGGTTTTACAACGCAATAATTGGGGCATCAGGCGCACTGGGTAGCTTGGGAAGCGGATACCTTGCTGCTACCTTTGGGTATAGCGTTTGTTTTGGGATAGGCGCACTATTGACAGCATTCACTGCATGGTTGCTTTGGCAACTACAGCCTGTTGTATTAGCCAAAACGTCCTGA
- the radA gene encoding DNA repair protein RadA yields the protein MAKPRTNYVCNECGSESSQWFGKCPTCGTYNSLEEQFVSQLNSSLPSRGLQSSQRNGKLAAKAPQARASLTFAQITDKYQERWTSGYGEFDRVLGGGVVPGSLVLIGGDPGIGKSTLLLQTANQMSQMYRILYVCGEESGQQVKLRASRLGVSNLNPDREKNGDRVSLQPEIEASVETSVETPVTSISAGADLYVLAETDLEEIIRELESLKPNVAVIDSVQTIYLPSLTSAAGSVAQVRECTAALMKVAKRESITLLIVGHVTKEGAIAGPKVLEHLVDTVLYFEGDRFASHRLLRSVKNRFGATHEIGVFEMADRGLREVSNPSELFLGNRDEVVPGTALVVACEGTRPIVVELQALVSPTSYSSPRRSTTGVDYNRLLQILAVLEKRVGIPLSKLDSYVASAGGLSVEEPAVDLGMAIAVVASFRDRVVDPRTVLIGEVGLGGQVRAVSQMELRLKEAAKLGFKRAIVPKGQTFPELGLEIVPVAKVIDAIIAAIPASHHHDDEEMLDDDDE from the coding sequence ATGGCAAAGCCGCGAACTAACTATGTTTGTAACGAATGTGGGTCAGAATCTTCACAATGGTTTGGCAAGTGTCCCACCTGCGGCACCTACAACTCCCTGGAAGAGCAGTTTGTGTCCCAGCTTAATTCTTCCCTTCCCAGCCGGGGTTTGCAAAGCTCACAGCGCAATGGAAAATTAGCTGCCAAAGCGCCCCAGGCGAGAGCATCGCTGACATTCGCGCAAATTACCGACAAGTATCAGGAGCGCTGGACTTCTGGTTATGGAGAATTTGATCGCGTACTGGGCGGGGGGGTTGTTCCTGGCTCTTTGGTGTTAATTGGTGGCGATCCGGGCATTGGTAAGTCAACGCTGCTGCTGCAAACGGCGAATCAGATGTCGCAGATGTATCGCATTCTCTATGTCTGTGGGGAAGAATCGGGACAACAAGTGAAACTGCGAGCTTCGCGTTTGGGTGTTAGCAACCTGAATCCGGATCGGGAAAAAAACGGCGATCGCGTGTCTCTCCAGCCAGAAATAGAGGCATCTGTAGAGACATCTGTAGAGACTCCGGTGACATCTATCTCAGCGGGTGCGGATCTGTATGTGCTGGCGGAAACCGATTTAGAAGAGATTATCAGGGAGTTGGAATCTCTGAAACCGAATGTGGCAGTAATTGATAGCGTGCAGACGATTTACTTACCGTCTCTAACGTCGGCAGCGGGATCGGTGGCGCAGGTGCGGGAATGTACTGCTGCATTGATGAAGGTGGCAAAAAGAGAGAGTATCACCCTGCTGATTGTGGGACACGTTACTAAGGAGGGCGCGATCGCTGGGCCAAAAGTCCTAGAACACCTAGTAGATACCGTATTGTATTTTGAAGGCGATCGCTTTGCTTCTCATCGGCTTCTGCGTTCTGTTAAAAACCGCTTCGGCGCAACTCACGAAATTGGCGTTTTTGAAATGGCAGATCGAGGACTCCGAGAAGTTTCTAATCCCTCGGAGTTATTTTTGGGCAATCGGGACGAAGTGGTTCCGGGTACCGCCCTTGTCGTCGCCTGCGAAGGCACTCGCCCGATTGTCGTGGAACTGCAAGCCTTAGTGAGTCCAACCAGTTATAGTTCCCCCCGCCGCTCAACGACGGGTGTTGATTACAACCGACTGCTACAAATTTTGGCAGTATTAGAAAAACGAGTCGGCATCCCTTTATCTAAATTAGATTCTTATGTGGCTTCAGCGGGCGGTTTGAGTGTAGAAGAACCCGCTGTTGATTTGGGAATGGCGATCGCAGTTGTGGCTTCTTTTCGCGATCGCGTCGTCGATCCCCGCACTGTCTTAATTGGCGAAGTTGGCTTAGGCGGACAAGTCCGCGCTGTCTCCCAAATGGAACTGCGCCTGAAAGAAGCCGCCAAACTAGGCTTTAAGCGAGCAATTGTCCCCAAAGGGCAAACTTTCCCAGAATTGGGATTAGAAATTGTACCCGTCGCCAAAGTTATCGATGCCATCATTGCTGCTATCCCAGCCTCTCATCATCATGATGATGAAGAAATGCTAGATGATGATGATGAATAG
- the rpaB gene encoding response regulator transcription factor RpaB, with translation MESHKEKILVVDDEASIRRILETRLSMIGYDVVTAADGEEALDTFRNATPDLVVLDVMMPKLDGYGVCQELRKESDVPIIMLTALGDVADRITGLELGADDYVVKPFSPKELEARIRSVLRRVDKTGASGIPSSGVIHVGNIKIDTNKRQVYKGDERIRLTGMEFSLLELLVSRSGEPFSRSEILQEVWGYTPERHVDTRVVDVHISRLRAKLEDDPSNPELILTARGTGYLFQRIIEPDEL, from the coding sequence TTGGAAAGCCATAAAGAAAAAATTCTGGTAGTTGACGATGAAGCTAGCATCCGTCGCATTCTGGAAACGCGCCTTTCCATGATTGGCTACGATGTCGTGACGGCTGCCGATGGAGAAGAAGCGCTGGATACCTTTCGCAATGCCACTCCTGACTTAGTAGTTTTGGATGTGATGATGCCAAAGCTAGATGGCTACGGCGTCTGTCAGGAATTGCGGAAGGAATCGGATGTGCCAATTATCATGCTAACGGCTTTAGGGGATGTCGCCGACCGCATCACTGGTTTAGAGCTGGGTGCAGATGATTACGTTGTCAAGCCTTTTTCCCCTAAGGAACTGGAAGCCCGCATCCGCTCTGTGTTGCGGCGGGTAGACAAAACGGGTGCCTCTGGGATTCCCAGTTCTGGGGTCATCCATGTCGGGAATATCAAGATTGACACCAATAAGCGGCAAGTCTATAAAGGCGATGAGCGGATTCGACTCACCGGAATGGAATTCAGCTTGCTGGAGTTGTTAGTCAGCCGTTCTGGAGAACCTTTTTCCCGTTCTGAGATTTTGCAAGAGGTTTGGGGATATACGCCAGAACGCCACGTAGACACTCGCGTGGTGGATGTGCATATCTCACGACTCCGGGCAAAGTTGGAAGACGATCCAAGCAATCCAGAGCTAATACTGACGGCGCGAGGCACTGGCTATCTGTTTCAACGGATCATTGAGCCGGATGAACTCTGA
- a CDS encoding cofactor assembly of complex C subunit B → MAKPDQNQVLRQLPLVVGGLAGVLLLINRLLTPQLADSQARSDALGVIISAVLILTGLLWQQVQPRSPEAVELIGEEGFELAPDLPEAVKIELAWASHLLLANTGTRSLVVWYKGRVLLRRGILGVNPEVKPGPILQRVLEKQKPVYLVALKIYPGRIEFDYLPENTQGAICQPIGNQGVLILGANAPRSYTKQDENWIAGIAEKLDVTLSYHLDDVAPAGI, encoded by the coding sequence ATGGCTAAGCCAGATCAAAATCAGGTTCTACGACAACTCCCTCTTGTGGTTGGTGGGTTGGCAGGGGTGCTGCTGTTGATTAACCGTTTATTGACACCGCAGCTAGCGGATTCTCAAGCTCGTTCGGATGCGTTGGGCGTGATAATCAGTGCGGTGTTAATTTTAACGGGGTTGCTGTGGCAGCAAGTACAGCCGCGATCGCCTGAAGCTGTCGAATTGATCGGCGAGGAAGGGTTTGAACTAGCACCCGACTTACCGGAAGCCGTAAAGATAGAACTGGCTTGGGCATCGCATCTGTTGCTCGCGAACACTGGGACGCGATCGCTCGTCGTTTGGTACAAAGGACGAGTGTTGTTGCGGCGGGGTATCTTAGGCGTCAACCCAGAAGTAAAACCAGGGCCGATTCTACAGCGGGTGTTGGAAAAACAAAAACCCGTTTATCTAGTGGCTCTAAAAATATACCCAGGACGGATTGAATTTGACTATCTACCAGAGAATACTCAAGGAGCGATCTGTCAGCCGATTGGCAATCAAGGCGTCTTGATTTTAGGTGCCAATGCTCCGCGCAGTTACACCAAGCAAGATGAAAACTGGATAGCTGGGATTGCTGAAAAACTAGACGTTACTCTCAGCTACCACTTAGATGATGTTGCACCCGCTGGAATTTAA
- a CDS encoding DUF456 family protein — MTILYWLLVVLMLVGVVGAVVPGIPGTSLIVIAIVVWGAVHSFSSVSVALGVAILVLLLSVGVDLLATYLGAQQAGASKWGQIGAIVGLVLGFLGLLPAFLVAGPLIGILIGPLLGAITGEFLYRRDLEFEPRIKLALKAGIGIVVGSLIGNLIQGLLAIAAVSVFLYTTWPFGSGA, encoded by the coding sequence ATGACGATTCTCTACTGGCTTCTCGTTGTCCTCATGCTCGTTGGCGTCGTGGGCGCAGTGGTTCCCGGCATTCCTGGAACTAGCTTGATTGTGATTGCTATTGTGGTTTGGGGAGCCGTTCACAGTTTTAGCAGCGTGTCTGTGGCGCTGGGCGTTGCTATCCTAGTGTTGCTACTTAGCGTTGGCGTCGATCTCTTAGCAACCTACTTGGGGGCGCAACAAGCAGGGGCTAGCAAGTGGGGGCAGATTGGAGCCATTGTTGGCTTGGTGTTGGGCTTTTTGGGATTGTTACCCGCTTTTCTAGTTGCGGGGCCACTAATCGGAATTTTGATTGGACCGCTACTGGGAGCGATTACTGGAGAGTTTCTCTACCGACGCGATTTAGAATTTGAGCCAAGAATCAAGCTAGCACTGAAAGCCGGGATAGGCATTGTGGTGGGTTCGCTGATTGGGAATTTGATTCAGGGATTACTCGCGATCGCCGCCGTGAGCGTATTCTTATACACAACTTGGCCCTTTGGATCTGGGGCATAA
- the rfbB gene encoding dTDP-glucose 4,6-dehydratase produces MRGSRRLLVTGGAGFIGSNFVHYWGKAYPDDRVVVLDALTYAGNRYNLASLEGQENFRFVKGDICDRALLDSLLQEENIDTVAHFAAESHVDRSILGPGAFIQTNIVGTFTLLEAFRKHWEGRQEGIFLHVSTDEVYGSLNPSDRAFTETTPYAPNSPYSASKAGSDHLVRAYHHTYGVPTIITNCSNNYGPYQFPEKLIPLMCINILIGKSLPVYGDGQNIRDWLYVGDHCSALDVVIHRGKLGETYNIGGNNEVKNIDLVNMLCQLMDELAPNLPVHPCKKLIAFVKDRPGHDRRYAIDSTKLKTELGWTPSVTVEEGLRRTVEWYLTHRNWWEPLLSEEYQAYYRQVYVS; encoded by the coding sequence ATGAGAGGAAGCCGTCGGTTGTTGGTGACAGGTGGGGCTGGGTTTATTGGTTCCAATTTTGTGCATTATTGGGGTAAGGCTTACCCTGACGATCGAGTGGTGGTACTAGATGCGCTCACTTATGCAGGGAATCGCTATAATTTGGCGTCCTTGGAGGGGCAAGAAAATTTTCGGTTTGTCAAGGGGGATATTTGCGATCGCGCTTTATTAGACTCACTCTTACAAGAAGAAAATATTGATACAGTGGCTCACTTTGCTGCTGAATCCCACGTTGACCGCTCAATTCTAGGTCCCGGTGCCTTCATTCAAACAAATATTGTCGGCACATTCACCCTACTAGAAGCTTTTCGGAAACATTGGGAAGGAAGGCAAGAGGGGATATTTCTTCATGTTTCCACTGATGAAGTCTACGGTAGCCTAAACCCCAGCGATCGCGCATTTACAGAAACAACGCCCTATGCTCCGAATAGTCCTTATTCTGCTTCAAAAGCGGGTAGCGATCACTTAGTCCGCGCCTATCACCACACCTACGGCGTCCCCACCATTATCACCAATTGCTCTAACAATTACGGCCCTTATCAGTTTCCTGAAAAGCTAATTCCCTTGATGTGCATCAATATTTTAATCGGCAAATCTCTGCCAGTTTATGGAGATGGGCAGAACATACGGGATTGGCTGTATGTAGGCGATCATTGTAGCGCTTTGGATGTAGTGATTCATCGCGGCAAACTGGGCGAAACCTACAATATTGGCGGCAATAATGAAGTTAAAAATATTGACTTAGTGAATATGTTGTGCCAGCTAATGGATGAATTAGCCCCTAATTTACCCGTGCATCCTTGCAAAAAATTGATCGCATTTGTGAAGGATCGACCGGGGCACGATCGTCGCTATGCGATTGATAGCACTAAATTAAAAACTGAGTTAGGGTGGACTCCTTCTGTAACGGTTGAAGAAGGTTTACGACGCACTGTTGAATGGTATCTCACTCACCGCAATTGGTGGGAACCGTTACTGTCTGAGGAGTACCAAGCTTATTATCGCCAGGTTTATGTTTCTTAA
- the rfaE1 gene encoding D-glycero-beta-D-manno-heptose-7-phosphate kinase: MALDASFLAQLQNSSERLIQLLDNFAQARVLVVGDLTLDEFLTGQVERISREAPVLILRHENTRQVPGGGANAVYNLATLGAQVKVAGLVGKDDQGQALRHIFEAAGIDTSGMLLDPDRPTVTKTRISGHARQSVTQQIVRVDRKSDELPDQDLQLQLAEYIQQHLDTVDAVVCSDYGDGVFTQPVIEAALSHQKTIVDAQVGLQRYQGATLFTPNLPEAEQAVGYAIASGQITQAGRDLLALTQAQQMLITRGEEGMSLFDRGGTEQHIPAFNRTDVFDVTGAGDTVVAALTLSLVVGASFWEAAVLGNLAASIVVRQFGTATTSPEEMKAALLALLEEE; this comes from the coding sequence ATGGCTTTAGATGCTTCCTTCTTGGCTCAGCTGCAAAATTCATCTGAGCGATTAATTCAGCTACTGGATAACTTTGCCCAAGCACGGGTGCTGGTTGTCGGGGATCTCACCCTCGATGAGTTTCTGACGGGTCAAGTGGAACGAATTTCTCGTGAAGCACCTGTATTGATTCTGCGCCACGAAAATACCCGGCAGGTGCCTGGGGGTGGAGCGAATGCCGTTTATAACCTGGCAACGCTGGGGGCACAGGTGAAGGTGGCTGGATTAGTCGGAAAGGATGACCAGGGGCAAGCATTGCGCCATATCTTTGAGGCAGCTGGAATTGATACCAGTGGAATGTTGCTCGATCCAGACCGCCCGACGGTGACGAAAACCCGGATTTCTGGTCATGCTCGGCAGTCAGTGACTCAGCAGATTGTGCGCGTTGACCGGAAATCGGATGAGTTGCCAGATCAAGATTTGCAGCTACAGCTTGCTGAGTATATTCAGCAACATCTAGATACAGTGGATGCAGTAGTTTGCTCAGATTATGGCGATGGCGTTTTTACTCAGCCTGTAATTGAGGCGGCGTTGTCTCACCAGAAGACAATAGTGGATGCTCAAGTCGGTCTCCAAAGATACCAAGGGGCGACGCTGTTTACGCCAAATTTGCCGGAGGCGGAGCAAGCGGTAGGGTACGCGATCGCGTCTGGGCAAATCACCCAAGCTGGACGCGACCTCTTGGCACTGACTCAAGCTCAGCAAATGCTGATTACTCGCGGTGAAGAGGGGATGAGTTTGTTTGACCGCGGCGGGACGGAGCAGCATATCCCAGCGTTCAACCGTACCGATGTGTTTGATGTGACTGGCGCTGGAGATACTGTGGTAGCGGCGCTGACGCTAAGCTTAGTTGTTGGGGCGTCATTCTGGGAAGCGGCGGTTTTGGGAAATTTGGCGGCTAGTATCGTGGTGCGCCAATTTGGAACGGCAACCACCAGTCCAGAAGAGATGAAGGCGGCTTTACTGGCGTTGTTAGAAGAAGAATAA
- a CDS encoding precorrin-2 C(20)-methyltransferase yields the protein MQSGILYGIGVGPGDPELITVKGLGILQRVPVVAFPAGLHGKPGIAQQMVAQWLNPRQVQLALTFPYVQESEILTQAWQVAAQEVWQSLKLGQDVAFVSEGDVSFYSTFTYLAQTLQQLHPEVIVQTVPGICSPLAAAAVLGIPLTIRAQRLVVLPAIYTVGELEAVLEWADVVVLMKVSSVYEQVWKVLQQRGLLERSWVVERATLPEQVIYAGLSDRPNLKLPYFSLLIVQVNESVD from the coding sequence GTGCAATCAGGTATCTTGTACGGCATTGGCGTGGGTCCCGGCGACCCAGAACTGATTACTGTGAAGGGACTCGGCATTTTGCAACGGGTGCCGGTGGTGGCTTTTCCCGCTGGGTTACACGGTAAGCCAGGAATCGCTCAGCAGATGGTGGCTCAATGGTTGAATCCCCGCCAAGTGCAATTAGCGTTAACTTTTCCTTACGTACAAGAAAGCGAGATTTTGACTCAGGCGTGGCAAGTGGCAGCCCAAGAAGTCTGGCAATCTCTAAAATTGGGTCAAGATGTTGCTTTTGTCTCGGAAGGCGATGTCAGTTTCTATAGCACGTTTACCTATTTGGCGCAGACACTGCAACAACTGCATCCTGAAGTAATAGTGCAGACAGTGCCGGGAATCTGTTCCCCTTTGGCGGCGGCAGCGGTGTTAGGAATTCCACTGACAATTCGCGCTCAGCGCCTTGTTGTGTTACCAGCGATCTACACGGTAGGAGAGCTGGAAGCTGTTTTAGAATGGGCAGATGTGGTGGTGCTGATGAAAGTGAGTTCAGTTTACGAGCAAGTTTGGAAAGTGTTGCAGCAGCGCGGGTTGTTGGAACGTAGCTGGGTAGTGGAACGGGCAACGCTACCAGAGCAGGTAATTTATGCGGGGTTAAGCGATCGCCCGAATCTGAAATTGCCTTACTTTTCTTTATTAATTGTGCAAGTAAACGAGTCAGTAGATTAA